A single region of the Tursiops truncatus isolate mTurTru1 chromosome 18, mTurTru1.mat.Y, whole genome shotgun sequence genome encodes:
- the LOC109547583 gene encoding uncharacterized protein — protein sequence MIAELSRATGSEVSRGDCCRPPPRTHHALLTCFEAGSAGKCPGAGSAVGPLRRAPPRFPEEPRERTRGPAPPGPPSRPLTSATLPGPAHAPGLGPSAVTCCRGRLPPHSTPGSAGGLARDSHMRPRALRSRCRGAPRSTRIRSAGPGAGANAAPPLRLWLPREKPPFSVPRRPRPSPRSLVAARETPSASRSHHHRVGPLRRGPNTESKMAPAFAAARFPWRVSAEGGGRVSAAARPRRARRGAGGGRAHSGARPAPRGRGPQSPGSGWSVCRFPPGYVTAAFRGFSS from the exons ATGATTGCTGAACTCAG CCGGGCGACAGGCTCGGAGGTGTCGCGGGGAGACTGCTGCAGGCCGCCGCCGCGCACGCACCACGCCTTGTTGACTTGTTTTGAAGCAGGCTCTGCGGGGAAATGCCCCGGGGCAGGGTCCGCTGTCGGGCCGCtgcgccgcgccccgccccgcttTCCCGAGGAGCCGCGCGAGCGCACCCGGGGCCCCGCGCCCCCCGGCCCGCCCAGCCGCCCGCTCACGTCGGCGACCCTCCCCGGCCCCGCCCACGCCCCGGGGCTCGGGCCCTCGGCAGTTACCTGCTGCCGGGGGCGGCTTCCCCCACACTCCACCCCGGGCTCCGCGGGCGGCTTGGCTCGCGACTCTCACATGAGGCCCCGCGCCTTGCGCTCCCGCTGCCGCGGCGCCCCGCGCTCCACCCGCATCCGAAGCGCTGGTCCCGGGGCGGGCGCCAACGCGGCTCCGCCTTTGCGGCTCTGGCTGCCCAGGGAGAAGCCGCCCTTCTCAGTCCCGCGCCGTCCGCGTCCTTCTCCCAGGTCTCTCGTCGCCGCGCGAGAGACGCCTTCAGCGAGCCGCAGCCACCATCACCGTGTAGGTCCTCTGCGCCGCGGGCCAAACACTGAGTCCAAAATGGCGCCCGCGTTCGCGGCCGCCCGCTTCCCCTGGCGCGTCTCCGCTGAGGGGGGCGGGCGCGTCTCCGCCGCGGCGCGTCCGCGGAGGGCGAGGCGGGGGGCGGGAGGAGGCCGCGCCCATTCGGGagcgcgccccgccccgcgcggCCGCGGGCCTCAGTCACCTGGTTCAGGCTGGAGTGTCTGCCGCTTTCCTCCCGGATACGTGACTGCGGCTTTTCGGGGTTTTTCGTCTTGA